One Zymoseptoria tritici IPO323 chromosome 3, whole genome shotgun sequence genomic region harbors:
- the MgABFB2 gene encoding putative alpha-L-Arabinofuranosidase B (Alpha-L-Arabinofuranosidase B (Signal P secreted)) has product MISKPSRRVAVGLLASSALVAAGPCDIYASGGTPCVAAHGITRALYNSYNGALYQVQRSDGSKTDIKPVSAGGVANAAAHDSFCGGQTCTIATIYDQSGRGNHLTPGPPGGASKQFDNPGTATPVHLNGAKAYGVFIPPKAGYRNDRPNGIATGDQSQGMYAIFDGTHYNGQCCFDYGNAETNNQDTGNGHMEAIYFGSCTFWGRGAGNGPWIMADLENGVFAGQSFAPNNNNPSISHRFVTAIVKGQPGSWAIRGGDSTAGGVSTFYNGQRPSPGYNPMKKEGAIILGIGGDNSNSAQGTFYEGCMTSGFPSDSTENAVQANIVAARYST; this is encoded by the exons ATGATCTCCAAGCCATCTCGACGAGTGGCCGTAGGTCTTCTCGCCAGCAGCGctctcgtcgccgccggACCTTGCGACATCTACGCCTCAGGAGGAACACCCTGCGTCGCCGCCCACGGCATCACACGAGCCCTATACAACAGCTACAACGGCGCTCTCTATCAAGTCCAACGCTCCGACGGCTCCAAGACCGACATCAAACCGGTATCCGCCGGCGGCGTCGCCAACGCCGCTGCTCACGACTCCTTCTGCGGCGGCCAGACCTGCACGATCGCAACCATCTACGACCAGTCCGGACGTGGCAACCACCTCACTCCAGGTCCACCAGGAGGCGCATCCAAGCAGTTCGACAACCCCGGCACCGCCACTCCCGTCCACCTGAACGGCGCAAAAGCCTACGGCGTCTTCATCCCTCCCAAAGCCGGATACCGCAACGACCGACCCAACGGCATCGCCACCGGCGACCAGTCCCAGGGCATGTACGCCATCTTTGACGGCACGCATTACAACGGACAGTGCTGCTTCGACTACGGCAACGCCGAGACCAACAACCAAGACACCGGCAACGGCCACATGGAGGCCATCTACTTCGGCAGCTGTACCTTCTGGGGTAGAGGCGCCGGCAACGGACCCTGGATCATGGCGGATCTGGAGAATGGAGTTTTCGCGGGCCAGAGTTTCGCGCCGAATAACAACAATCCGTCGATTAGCCACCGCTTCGTGACGGCGATTGTCAAGGGCCAGCCGGGCAGCTGGGCTATTCGTGGTGGAGACTCCACTGCTGGCGGGGTCTCTACCTTCTACAATGGACAACGACCGAGTCCTGGCTAT AACccgatgaagaaggagggcGCTATTATCCTCGGTATTGGAGGAGACAACTCGAACTCCGCGCAAGGAACTTTCTATGAAG GGTGCATGACAAGCGGATTCCCTTCTGATAGCACCGAGAACGCTGTGCAAGCAAACATCGTCGCTGCGAGGTACTCCACCTGA